The Melanotaenia boesemani isolate fMelBoe1 chromosome 12, fMelBoe1.pri, whole genome shotgun sequence genome contains the following window.
ATGAAGTAGGGTTCGGTATGTCACTGATTTCCTGAATTCATTCGATttaatattgattcatttacagctaactGTGTAACACCACCAATTTCTATTGAAATAGTAATGACAGATAGGAATGTAAAGGAAGTCCATACTGgacgtttccatggcaacatggAAAAGAGCCGACCCACATTCCAGGCCACTTTCTGGACCTGGTTCTGTCTAAAGGTGGTGATATTTCCTCTGCTGTGGTCGCTGACTCAGCCTTGTCTGAGCATTTCTGTATTTAGTGTGATTTCCTGATTACTCAGAACGTCCAACCagctgctcctcggttaggaagaggaacatgaatgaaagaagagCTCAGTGTGTGGAAGGCAGAGCTGTGTTaacaaccagagcagagtcagcTGATGGACTCCTGCTtcatcttgaatgtaatggaagcTGTGGCCCCGATAAGAACCAGGAGCACCTTGAGCAAACAAAAACCAGCATGGAGAACCACCACTGTGGTCACCACCCTAAagagagaaagcaggaaaactgaGCGGAAGTGGTGGAAAACGAACTTCAGACTGACTCTGAGCTGTAGAAACAAAGCCTGTGTAgctacagggtgtgcagaattattaggcaaattgtatttttgaggattaattttattatagaacaacaactatgttcgcaatgaacacaaaagactcataaatatcaaagctgaatatttttggaagttggagtggggctattttagttttagtatcttaggaggatatctgtgtgtgcaggtgactattactgtgcataattattaggcaacttaacaaaaaccaaatatatacccatttcacttatttattttcaccagggaaaccaatataacaactcaaaatttacaaatatacatttctggcattcaaaaacaaaacaaaaacaaatcagtgaccaatataaccacctttctttgcgaggacactcaaaagcctgccatccatagattctgtcagtgtcttgatctgttcatgatcaacattgcgtgcagcagcaaccacagcctcccagaccctgttcagagaggtgtactgttttccctccctgtaggtctcacatttgatgagggaccacaggttctctatggggttaagatcaggtgaacaaggaggccatgtcattattttttcttcttttagaccttttctggccagccacgcagtggagtacttggatgcgtgtgatggagcattgtcctgcatgaaaatcatgtttttcttgaacgatgctgacttcttcctgtaccactgcttgaagaaggtgtcttccagaaactggcagtaggactgagagttgagcttgactccatcctcaacccgaaaaggtcccacaagctgatctttgatgataccagcccataccagtaaaccacctccaccttgctggcgtctgagtcggagtggagctctctgccctgtactgatccagccacgggcccatccatctggcccatcaagactcactctcatttcatcagtccataaaaccttagaaaaatcagtcttatgatatttcttggcccagtcttgacgttttatcttgtgtgtcttgttcagtggtggtcgttttttcagccttccttaccttggccatgtccctgagtattgcacaccttgtgcttcttggcactccagtgatgttgcagctctgaaatatggcaaaactggtggccaatggcatcttggcagcttcacgcttgattttcctcagttcatgggtagttattttgcgccttgttttttcaacacgcttcttgcgacccttttgactattttgaatgaaacgcttgattgttcgatgatcacacctcaaaagcttggcaattttaagagtgctgcatccctctgcaagacatctcactatttttgacttttcagagtctgtcaaatctctcttctgacccattttgccaaaggaatggaagttgcctaataattatacacacctgatatagggtgttgatgtcattagaccacaccccttctcattacagagatgcacatcacctgatatgcttaattggtagtaggctttcaagcctgtaccggttggagtagaacaacatgcataaagaggatgatgtgatcaaaatactcatttgtctaataattctgcacacactgcataactgagctgtgaaggccagagagctgctttTATCTGGAAAGATCCACAAGAACGTCAACAATTCACTCTGTTTGCTACGATGGAAAACTTCCAGTTCAGCCCAGAGCTCCTCtccacagaaataaaaccaacttttttagccaaaacattaaaaccatcagGCTCTAAAGATGGCTGCCATTAAGTCCCTCCcatagacgcctctataatgaactaTAGACCATCTCTGACCTCTTTTATATCCAGATTACTGAGAAAGTTTCACCAGCTtcataactttttaaataaaagtggaaatctggataaatttcagtctcatcacagccctgaaccAGCTCTGGTCACAGTGGTAAAAGATtggttctggtcaagtatcagtcctggttctcgtctagtatcagtcctggttctggtctagtactAGTCCTGGTTTTtagtcaagtatcagtcctggttctgttggatctcagtgctgcgttcgatactgtagatcacagaatcctgttgcacaggctggaaaactgggttggactttctggagcggtccttaactggttcaggtcctgtttagaaggccggagttatttagttccgatcggcagctatgaatctgagcgagtggccatgacttgtgaagtcccccaggggtcagtccttcgacctcttctgttcaacttgtatctgctccctttgggtcaaatattacagaactatagcattaattatcaaagttatgctgatgatacacaactttatgtgtctttgccaccagacgactgcagtccaatagacttattgggtcaatgtctggagcaaataaacacctggatgaaggagaattttctacaattaaactAAGACAAAACtaagattattctgtttggtagcaaagagaagagggtcagcattggcaaacacctggagactctggctcttaaaaccaccgaccaagtttgtaacctgggagtgttgatagactcagacctgactttcagcagccacatcaaagcttcactaagaagctttttaccagctcagaaacatcaacagaattaaaagtttaatctcccagaaagaccaagagaaactcctccatgatccatctccagtaggctggattactgtaatggtctttaacaggacttcctaaaaagagcattaaacatctgcagctcatccaaaatgctgctgctggagttttaaccaggactaagagatctgaacacaccAGTTAtcaaatctttacactggtttccagtttatactggtttcctcctccccccagccaagtcTGCGACCTTACTTCTGTGAGGtggtggtgctaaccaccacaccccCGTCCAGCCCTTAAATGACGTACGTATGTACAtagtgacatcacttcctgttgctgTTAGCTGCTCATGTGAGCAGTAAAAGGCTGCTGACTTctttacaggtgaatgtaatccacactggtgaatgaaaacatctgatgaGAGATGAGAGAAGCTGACTGGACAGAGGCGACACAAGAAACcaggtgtgtgtatatatgctaatATCCTGTTGAGCCTCGGAAAGACATGTAGGAGTAGGGTCACGTTACTGGAAATGAGGAcgtataaaacaaaaaaatctatctCCAGGATTATGAatttgaatttccctttgggattaataaagtatttttcattcatttcatttcatttcatttcatgaatCCATATTGGATTCAATATGgatttaaatcaattaaaattgaTAAATCGATTTTTTAAACCCAGGCCTAAATCAACGCTGACAGATATAAAATCACTTAACACAGCTCATCCTCGACCAATCACAGCTCGCTGTGAGGTAAACATGGaatattaatgaatgaaaatccAGTAGAAGCAGAAGTGTCGCTACCTTCACCGCCTTGGCCGTCTCCAGCGACTGCTCCGGTGGGATGCCCACCTCCCTCTCCCTGAGCAGCTGCTGGGTGAAATAAGTGATGTCACGTCCTGCGATGGGAATGTGCTTTATACAGCTGCCAATTACATAACCTTCAGCCTAAGAGTGATAGAAGAGTCAGAGACAACGAGACAGACGAACAGGGGTTGTCATTTAACATGTTCAACAGAAACATGGTCAAAAATACTAGGCAgcagtgaaaaataaaacagcagtttCCAGTTAGAATGCAAGATTTCTGGTTAATCTGAGGCTGGCTGTTTTTTGTGCATTATCAGCAGTGGTTACAGATGCTGATTCAGTCAACCAACCtctgaaaatacattttctaaaacAGAGTAACTCCCTCCAACATCTGCAAGACTCAGGCCTGCCTCTTCCCAACTTAATCTGGTTACTCAGAAGGAGAAACAAGAGAAGGTCCTGTATAAAACCAAAATATAACTCAATTACATCCATTTTATGCTGCCATCTGAGTTTATTAGCTGTTTAATAATCACACTGAACACGATCCTTTTAAACTGCAGCTCTGAACAGATCAAAGCCAACTGAACATGTCTCTCCTAAATAAACTGAAAGATTAAACAGATGCTCACAAAACTTCCAGAAATGACCTGCtgcactgaaaataaataacagaagaaCACAGTGGCACAAAGAGCAGAAAGCCTGCAGCGTTTGATCCCAGAGGCGTGTTGACATGTTTGACTCACCACAGGAATCACGTGGGTAACGCCGTCTCCACTGTCAATGACGGTGCCGGTAAGTGTCCTCTCTCCCACCTGTCTGGATGTCCAGGAGGCCGCCAGAGCGAGCACCGCCTGCCACGCACATCACATCAGTCCATACTGCACTTTTTCATCAGACTCTTAGGAAGGACTTTCACATGTGAAGGTATGATTCTGACCTGCACAGCGATGTACAGCCCTGGTACATTGAAGGACTCAAACATAATCTCAGCGGTGTACTCTCGGTTCTCAGGTGTGTTCAGTGGCGGCTCCGTCTGCAAACAGGACAGATGCTCTGTAATAAACTCACATCACATACATAACATCAAAGTACCTGTAAAATATGGCACTCATATCTAACATTTGTCCAGACAGTAAAAGGAACCAATCCCATCATTTACAATGTGTGTCCAGACATGGGCATGCAGAATACAACAATTTCAACAGGAAGGACAGTACAACAGCAGGAGCCAAACATGCAAGCTTGTGGCTAAATATGATGTCAGAACCAACCGTGTGTCTTAAAACCCTTACCAGGAGGAAGTAGTGGTCCTCCGGCTCCGCCCTGAGGTACTTAAAGATGATTTGCTCCATGAAGCGCTCCATTAGATCCCAGTCTTCCACAATGCCATGGCGGATTGGCCACTGTGGCCACAAAAGTTCACTTCATTAGAGTAACACCCATAAGACGTCaggatgatggaaaaatacagaaaactaTATAAAACTAAAAGAGATAGGAGAAGGAAGTGAATCTGAGCCACAGTTTCTGTTTACCAATGGCAGGGAACAGGGATGCTTGCACATAGTCTCAGGTATACCCTGAAGCTGATATTTATGAATGTCTGGCATGCTTGGTTCAGTTTTAGGTCAATAAGCTGGAATGAAACCATCAATGGTCAGGTTCTATTTATTCTCTATCAAAGCAAACCTGAAGCAAACCTTTGAAAAGCCACAAAAACTCCAAATTAAATCACTTTCCTGTTAACTAATCTGAAGCAAAGAAACTGGTCTGCACTGTCAGTAAAGTAAGCTAGGCCGCAGCGTCGGCAGGGGAAGCTAGGCCGCAGCGTCGGCAGGGGAAGCTAGGCCGCAGCGACGGCAGAGTAAGCTAGGCCGCAGCGTCGGCAGGGGAAGCTAAGCTGCAGCGTCGGCAGGGGAAGCTAGGCCGCAGCGTCGGCAGAGGAAGCCAGGCCGCAGCGTCGGCAGGGTAAGCTAGGCCGCAGCGTCGGCAGGGGAAGCTAGGCCGCAGCGTCGGCAGGGGAAGCTAGGCCGCAGCGACGGCAGAGTAAGCTAGGCCGCAGCGTCGGCAGGGGAAGCTAGGCCGCAGCGTCGGCAGAGGAAGCCAGGCCGCAGCGTCGGCAGGGTAAGCTAGGCCGCAGCGTCGGCAGAGGAAGCTAGGCCGCAGGGTCGGCAGAGTAAGCTAGGCCGCAGCGTCGGCAGGGGAAGCTAGGCCGCAGCGTCGGCAGGGGAAGCTAAGCCGCAGCGTCGGCAGGGGAAGCTAGGCCGCAGCGTCGGCAGGGGAAGCTAAGCCGCAGCGTCGGCAGGGGAAGCTAGGCCGCAGCGTCGGCAGGGGAAGCTAGGCCACAGCGTCGGCAAGGGAAGCTAGGCCGCAGCGTCGGCAGGGGAAGCTAGGCCGCAGCGACAGTAGAGTAAGCTAGGCCGCAGCGTCGGCAGGGGAAGCTAGGCCGCAGCGTCGGCAGAGGAAGCTAGGCCGCAGCGTCGGCAAGGGAAGCTAGGCCGCAGCGTCGGCAGGGGAAGCTAGGCCGCAGCGACGGCAGAGTAAGCTAGGCCGCAGCGTCGGCAGGGGAAGCTAAGCCGCAGCGTCGGCAGGGGAAGCTAAGCCGTAGCGTCGGCAGGGGAAGCTAGGCCGCAGCTTCGGCAGGGGAAGCTAGGCCGCAGCGTCGGCAGAGGAAGCTAGACCGCAGCGTCGGCAGAGTAAGCTAGGCCGCAGCGTCGGCAGAGTAAGCTAGGCCGCAGCGTCGGCAGGGGAAGCTAGGCCGCAGCGTCGGCAGGGGAAGCTAGACCGCAGCGTCGGCAGGGGAAGCTAGGCCGCAGCGTCGGCAGGGGAAGCTTGGCCGCAGCGTCGGCAGGGGAAGCTAAGCCGCAGCGTCGGCAGGGGAAGCTAGGCCGCAGCGTCGGCAGTGAAAGCTAGACCGCAGCGTCGGGAGAGAAGGCAACGTAACCAGAATTAAAAGTCTTCAGCAATGTCACAGAACATCTGTTAAAATTAGATAATATTATACACATTACACTGCTACCCTGGAcggagggaaaaaagaaaaagtccccTCTCACGCTGCTTCTTGCTCAAAATGCCTTTAAACATTACATGTACAGTCAATGTTTAGAAGTTTGACGCGTCTGTGACCGATCCAAACCATCAGGGTCGTGTACCTTAGTGGAATATGTGGGTTTATCTACTGCTTCATCTCCAATGTAGAAATCCAAGTCATCCACCCCCTTCATCATCCTCCGCTGGGCCTGGTCTCCCACCTTGGCCGACTCTTTGATGGCGATACCTGACATGAGGGATAATTTTAAAGGGTAATAAATAAGAGGGTAAACTTTCttacaaagtcatttaatcAGTAAAGATTAAAGAAGTTGAGTCATATCTGAAGAAGttgcagctttttaaataaatgcttgtCAGCATCACGTTTCTTCTCTTGTTAGCCTGCATAGACGGATGTATGGAAAGTCAAATACCCACATGATGGAACGATGAACTGTGGCTCTGTGTTCCCAGCATAGCCCAGTTTGGTGTAACTGGAAGAGAAAAGACGCTGTTGTTAGGAGAAAGTGGAggaaatataatgaaatatctGCAAAACTGCACGGGTGttctcacttctgtgagatactgtaccAACTACACAGAGTATCTGCTTTTCCTATATTATTTATTCTTAGGAATATTATGGAGTAAAAGTgacagtgaattaattaaatatatcattaaataattacataaatgtgtcattaattcattaaaataccaattaatgtatgtaaaaacataaataattgttttactattaaattatttcatgGTCCTTTGTTGCAGAGCATCATGAATTGATTTTATCTGTAAGCCTAGTccatcaaactcagtgggcggggctaatGCTAGTCCAGTATGATCCACTGCTTTTCAGGGAGACGGTGAGAAACATCTTAGAACTAGCAGATGATGTGGAAGCAGGACCTGCTGACCCAGAGCATGTAGCAGGAAAAGCCCAGAATTTATTGAAGTTGTTGGACTCATTTCGTTACTTTTTGACCAAAATATTGATCATAGAGTGACTGTAAGTTTAGAAGAAGTACTCCACCGCTTCTCTGGAACCAGGATACAACAGGCAGAACACACCGGATCCGGGACGTTTGACATACCGGCTGCAGCTCTGGAGCACCAAGAATAAGTTTTGTTTAGAGCTTccacaatcaaacctgcagcttctctcagcagctccttctCCGCACGCTGCCTGCTATTTTGCTGTggttaataaaagtttgttctaTGGGTTTGGTTAAAAGAGTATCTAAACCAACGTAAAGGAATAAAACCACACAGTGTATCAGGACGTGTTCACTGGCTCTGCACTGATCTACGACCTGGAGAGCATTTGCTTGAATAACCAGGTGTCAGGATCCGCCCACTGAGTTTGAAGgcggcggcgtggctcagcaagatAGAGCGCTCGTCTTGtgacccgagggttgccggttcgatcctcggccaagtcgggttcatgtcgaggtgtccttgggcaagacaccgaacccccaattgctcctgatgggccgtggtcgagcgccttgcatggcagcttccgccatcagtgtgtgaatgtgtgtgtgaatgggtgaatgtgatgtataatgtaaagcgctttgggtatcatcccaggtacattaaagcgctgtataaataccatttaccatttgaaggacaaataaaacaaataaaattatttaattatatatgtttttactttcattcatttgtattgtaatgaattaatgatacatttaataacacatttttttttaattatcattttaatattatatatttaattaagtcATTGTGTCACTTTTACTCCTCCATAGAATATGAGCAAATAAagattcaatttatttatttgtttattttattgatctGGAAAGTTGAATGACAACAACTACAAGGAAAAGCAAGCAATGATCAGGAAGGGGCCaggaataaataattatttcattctGCTCCTTTTCAGACTTAACAATAGCTGCTAGTTAATTTGaattaatctttctttttttaaagacgGGTAGAAAAACAAAGCCACTTAAAACCCAGTCTGGGTTGATGCCACAGATAAACAACTCAATACCAACTCAGACATAGCGGATGATGACTTTTCTGATCATGTCCAGCTCATCCTGATGTCCCGCTGACCCGTCAGTCAGCAGATGATCTCCACCTCGCGACTGAAGAGGCCGCCATGTTTGTTCAAACCCAACAGAACACCACAGACCAGAGTTCAAACTGGAATCATCAGATTCCTCATTCACGTTTTCCAACGTGCTCCTGCAGGTCTTCGTTGCCAGGACAACAAGGTTGCAACTCTTCCAGAATCTTCCAAAACTACATGACCAACTGTGGACCAGCCTGGTGTGGTCCTGGTCACTTTGGAGCAAATCTGGCAGATTTTACTGCcattaacaaaaagaaatcacTTGTTAgttcaacaaaaacatgagcTGGTATTTGGAGACAAAGGCTGTCATCTGAATATGCTCATACCACAGAAAAGCCTCGGCATGCCTTCCTAAACCTGCCTAGACAAGTTTAAAATTCGCTTCACATCAAACAGTGGACATCACGGACAGCTGGAGCTTCTCTGGAAAAGTATAGactttttacataaatatgctTGTTTTCTGTGGAAACTGATGCAAAAACAGATTGGTTAACAAATGTCTGCTTCACACTGCCTGAGGTTTATTAATAATAGCTGTCACACATTATGCAGCTTTTAAGGTCTGAAGACAAATTACTCCGCCCAACCTTTCTGCTGCAACAAATCCTGAGATCCATGAGCTGGCCATGCAATGCTAGTTCTGCACAAAGACAAGAACATTACCAGCACCCTGATGTGGCTGTCATCTAATAATAGCAGCAGGCCACTTGTAGAGGGTTGGTGCACAAAAGGAAGTACAGCCGTCATGGTTTGGACATCATGAGCATGACTCAGAGACATCTGTTGAACTCTTCAAAGCCCCCCAAAATCTGTCAATAACTGGCACATAGCGGCTCTGCAGCATGTCAAAGCTtccaataaaaaattaattaaaaataaatgcatcaaGAAACCAAATCTCTCTCAATCTGAACCGTACACTTGTTTCCAAGCATTGTTTCTATACATCTAACAACCCCGAGTGGCTGAGGAGAAGGCAAAGTGAGGAGTGATGAGTTCAAGTCCCTACATGCAAGCAATTCTAACTATTTTCAGCATCCAGAACTAAATTACCACACTGAATATTGCTACTGTACTGGTAGAAACACATTTACCTCAAGAGTAGACACACTAGGAACCATTGTGTGCATACAATTACAGAGACAGCTGTGCTTTAGTTATTTTACAGAGAACTATGTAGTTCCACTGTAGGAGAGGAGGTATGAATCCATGCAAGCAGGAATAGATGAAAGAAAATCTAGCTCTAAACTCCTGTTTCTGGGctccaaagcaacttaaaaGACAACCTGAGGTCATAATCCAGGATagtttgtcataaaaaaagaatcaaaggCCTAAAAAGATGGTAAATTGCACAAGTCAGTTAATAATCATGCTCGGACGCAGAGTTACAACCATATATGGACTAAAAACAGTGAATGAGGAAGTATTTGGTGTATAGGAAGTCCTAGTGCGCATGCTCAGATCTACATCAGTTCGCAAAAACGTTTAGGTGTTACTTCCGTAAGTCTCGGTTCCTTTATAGAAGTACGGATTAGTGATGTAAATCTGTCAAATTATGGTAAAC
Protein-coding sequences here:
- the LOC121650002 gene encoding actin-related protein 3-like, whose amino-acid sequence is MAGRLPACVVDCGTGYTKLGYAGNTEPQFIVPSCIAIKESAKVGDQAQRRMMKGVDDLDFYIGDEAVDKPTYSTKWPIRHGIVEDWDLMERFMEQIIFKYLRAEPEDHYFLLTEPPLNTPENREYTAEIMFESFNVPGLYIAVQAVLALAASWTSRQVGERTLTGTVIDSGDGVTHVIPVAEGYVIGSCIKHIPIAGRDITYFTQQLLREREVGIPPEQSLETAKAVKERFSYVCPDLVKEFNKYDTDGSKWIKQYTGINAISKKEFTIDVGYERFLGPEIFFHPEFANPDFTQPISEVVDEVIQNCPIDVRRPLYKNVVLSGGSTMFRDFGRRLQRDLKRTVDARLKTSEELSGGKLKPKPIDVQVVTHHMQRYAVWFGGSMLASTPEFYQVCHTKKDYEEIGPSICRHNPVFGVMS